One part of the Arachidicoccus terrestris genome encodes these proteins:
- a CDS encoding muramidase family protein, which produces MKKIGIIAAGILLSLGTAMAQAVQTVHEIKEGETLSQLAKKYGTTVGDIMRFNGMNSDSKLFVGEKVKIPAAGETVVAGGTAKTHIVEKGETLYQLSKKYGVTVNQLRDWNNITGNNIQVGQTLKVSSGATESALPVVSSGDASQPVDPVSTTGNDQATEAASTDSDMSNQAEDQAQSADKQRGQTVFADNAGTEPASAAGVTSGNEGAFAVAYKSQASGTELITKGLAGKFQSASGWKDGKYFILMNEVAPGTLVKIQTKGKTIYAKVLWNLGNVKENAGLSYRVSDAAASALGISGDQTDIIVSYFKSE; this is translated from the coding sequence ATGAAGAAAATAGGTATTATAGCAGCAGGCATACTTTTATCACTTGGCACAGCGATGGCCCAGGCAGTGCAGACCGTTCACGAAATTAAGGAAGGAGAGACCCTTTCTCAGCTGGCCAAAAAATACGGAACTACTGTAGGGGATATCATGCGTTTCAACGGCATGAATTCCGATAGCAAGCTTTTTGTGGGAGAGAAAGTGAAAATCCCTGCCGCCGGTGAAACTGTTGTGGCTGGCGGTACAGCGAAGACACACATTGTTGAAAAGGGCGAGACCTTATATCAACTCAGTAAAAAATATGGAGTTACGGTCAATCAGTTGCGCGACTGGAACAATATAACCGGTAATAATATTCAGGTAGGCCAGACACTGAAGGTGTCTTCCGGTGCGACAGAAAGTGCATTGCCAGTGGTGTCGTCCGGTGATGCGTCACAGCCCGTTGATCCTGTTTCAACAACCGGCAATGACCAGGCTACGGAGGCTGCCAGCACAGATTCGGATATGAGCAATCAGGCGGAAGACCAGGCACAATCCGCCGACAAGCAAAGAGGCCAGACGGTTTTTGCAGATAATGCAGGTACGGAGCCAGCTTCAGCTGCCGGCGTAACTTCAGGTAATGAAGGTGCGTTTGCGGTGGCTTACAAAAGCCAGGCAAGTGGGACGGAGCTCATTACCAAGGGGCTGGCAGGTAAGTTTCAGTCAGCCAGTGGATGGAAGGATGGTAAATATTTTATTCTGATGAATGAAGTTGCTCCCGGTACATTGGTTAAAATTCAGACGAAAGGTAAAACTATATATGCTAAAGTGCTGTGGAACCTGGGTAATGTTAAAGAGAATGCAGGCCTCAGTTACCGAGTCAGTGACGCCGCAGCTTCCGCGTTAGGTATTAGCGGCGATCAGACGGATATTATCGTTTCATACTTTAAATCAGAATAA